One part of the Lepeophtheirus salmonis chromosome 14, UVic_Lsal_1.4, whole genome shotgun sequence genome encodes these proteins:
- the LOC121128998 gene encoding acetyl-coenzyme A synthetase 2-like, mitochondrial: MLSLLRASSNYHKIGLRAISSTGKFTDSFLNSLPKDIKTHEDLYNYSIERPDIFWGNLARDSITWMKNFQTTMDCNMKTASFKWFSDGLLNASVNCVDRHLKNANKTALIWEKDELGEREFVSYAELYKMMNQIANVLRERGVKKGDVVAIYMTNSPLAVASMLACTRIGAIHAVIFAGFSSGAIASRIENCKANVIITVDEGYRGGRVIPLKEVVDEAIKKSSQPIKHVLVAKRSGKGHVKMKSGRDVYLEDAMSQVESECHPESMSSEDPLFYLYTSGSTGAPKGLVHSTAGYLLYTSFTHKIIFDFCEHDIFGCVADIGWITGHSYIVYGPLMNGGTSVLFESTPTYPDPSRYWKLVEELGITQFYTSPTAIRQLMKYEDSYVLNSDKSSLRTLGSVGEPINIEAWNWYNDLVGRNRCDIVDTWWQTETGGICITPRPSELNAEIVPALGMRPFLGINPVLLDDKGNEIKENNKQGSLCLKTPWPGMARSIYDDHKRYQETYFSAFPGYYFTGDGAYRTKEGYISIVGRIDDVINVSGHRLGTAEVEDVLTKHDNIVEAAVVGYPHDIKGEAIYAFVVPKNLDEGVKKFEKGIQKLVKDNISGFAVPEKFQFCEDLPKTRSGKIMRRILRKIAIGDDSFGDISTLANPSIVDKIFKSRV, encoded by the exons ATGTTGTCTTTATTAAGAGCTTCATCTAATTATCACAAAATAGGACTGCGAGCAATTAGTTCCACAGGAAAATTTACAGATAGTTTTCTCAATAGTTTACCCAAGGACATTAAAACTCATGAGGATCTGTATAACTATAGTATTGAACGT CCTGACATATTTTGGGGGAATTTAGCAAGAGATTCTATCACTTGGATGAAAAATTTTCAGACTACTATGGACTGCAATATGAAAACTGCTTCCTTTAAATGGTTTTCGGATGGATTATTGAATGCTTCAG ttaattgTGTTGATAGGCATTTAAAAAATGCCAACAAAACTGCTCTGATATGGGAAAAAGATGAGCTGGGTGAGCGAGAATTTGTGAGTTATGCAGAATTATACAAAATGATGAATCAAATCGCTAATGTGCTCAGAGAAAGAGGAGTTAAAAAAGGAGATGTTGTAGCGATTTATATGACTAATTCTCCATTGGCTGTTGCCTCAATGTTAGCATGTACCAGAATTGGAGCCATTCATGCGGTAATATTTGCCGGATTCTCATCAGGAGCAATTGCATCGAGAATTGAG AACTGTAAAGCTAATGTTATCATAACTGTGGACGAAGGGTACAGAGGAGGACGGGTTATACCCTTGAAAGAAGTCGTAGATGAGgctattaaaaaatcatcacaGCCTATTAAGCATGTTCTTGTGGCAAAACGTTCCGGTAAAGGTCATGTTAAGATGAAATCTGGTAGAGATGTCTATTTGGAGGATGCTATGTCGCAAGTGGAAAGTGAGTGCCATCCTGAGTCCATGTCTTCGGAGGATCCTTTGTTTTATCTTTATACTTCTGGAAGTACGGGAGCACCAAAGGGTTTAGTACATTCTACAGCTGGCTATCTACTCTACACTTCATTTACTCATAAA attatatttgatttctGCGAGCATGACATATTTGGATGTGTTGCTGACATAGGTTGGATAACGGGACATAGTTATATTGTATATGGTCCCCTCATGAATGGGGGAACATCTGTCCTATTTGAATCAACACCAACATATCCTGATCCCTCGAGGTACTGGAAATTAGTTGAAGAACTTGGTATCACTCAATTCTACACTTCTCCAACTGCTATACGTCAATTGATGAAATATGAAGATAGTTATGTTCTTAATTCAGACAAATCATCACTTCGAACTCTTGGATCCGTAGGAGAGCCCATAAATATAGAAGCCTGGAATTGGTATAACGATTTAGTTGGAAGAAATCGTTGTGATATTGTAGATACTTGGTGGCAAACTGAAACAGGCGGTATTTGCATCACACCTCGACCATCGGAATTGAACGCTGAAATAGTTCCTGCTTTAGGCATGAGACCATTCTTAGGAATTAATCCAGTACTCTTGGATGATAAA GGAAATGAAatcaaggaaaataataaacaaggTTCATTATGTCTTAAAACACCTTGGCCTGGGATGGCAAGATCTATCTATGATGATCATAAACGTTATcaagaaacatatttttctgcTTTCCCAGGATATTATTTTACTGGTGACGGAGCATATAG aACAAAAGAAGGTTACATCAGTATTGTGGGAAGAATAGATGATGTAATCAATGTGTCCGGTCATCGACTTGGAACAGCAGAAGTTGAGGATGTTttg ACAAAACACGACAATATTGTGGAAGCAGCAGTCGTAGGGTATCCCCATGATATTAAAGGAGAGGCCATTTATGCATTTGTAGTTCCCAAAAACTTGGATGAGGGAGTTAAGAAATTTGAGAAAGGAATACAAAAGTTAGTTAAGGATAATATATCGGGATTTGCAGTACCtgagaaatttcaattttgtgaGGATCTTCCTAAAACAAGGTCTGGAAAAATAATGAGAAGAATACTTCGAAAAATTGCCATTGGTGATGATAGCTTTGGTGACATTTCTACTTTAGCCAATCCTTCCATTGttgacaaaatttttaaatcccGAGTTTAA
- the LOC121129322 gene encoding uncharacterized protein, whose translation MSSREFKGLPALADVNIKIKSDYFEENEPTPYRVIVKNFPPEATEAQLKELFSKVGSITMFKIQEPGMGLAYFREPESTYEAVKELDEYGGTLSVELDLNPNLNETTNDGEISKAVASLPPEQMFELMKQMKHCIHNNPQEARAMLHQNPQLSYALLQAQVIMRIIDCESALDLLNQSQNKAGNSISPLRKKSPPPLSFSQTSLPPPVPPPIVPVPPVSYRDPRFNTSELHERASSYENPYENRSRRDPRQSISSGSGSSSAMGVPRDPRNRDPRSHASNPQTSNVNHSLPPHLRDADPDKTALIMQVFQLTDDQIASLPFEQRMSIMELKKQINSNNM comes from the exons ATGTCATCTCGGGAATTCAAAGGGCTCCCTGCCCTTGCAGACGTTAATATTAAGATTAAAAGTGATTATTTTGAAGAGAATGAACCAACGCCTTATCGAGTAATCGTCAAAAATTTCCCACCTGAAGCAACAGAGGCTCAATTAAAGGAACTATTTTCCAAG GTTGGAAGCATAACCATGTTTAAAATCCAAGAGCCTGGAATGGGATTGGCGTATTTTCGGGAGCCTGAGTCAACATATGAAGCTGTGAAGGAACTGGATGAATATGGAGGGACGTTGAGCGTTGAATTGGATTTAAATCCTAATTTAAATGAGACAACCAATGATGGAGAGATTTCAAAGGCCGTCGCATCTCTTCCTCCTGAACAAATGTTTGAGTTAATGAAACAAATGAAGCATTGTATTCATAATAATCCCCAAGAGGCTCGTGCCATGCTTCACCAAAATCCACAATTATCTTACGCTCTTCTACAGGCTCAAGTTATCATGAG AATCATTGACTGCGAGAGTGCACTCGATCTGTTGAATCAGTCACAAAATAAAGCCGGAAACAGCATATCTCCGTTGAGAAAGAAATCCCCACCTCCTCTCTCCTTCTCTCAAACTTCTCTTCCTCCCCCTGTACCCCCGCCCATTGTTCCAGTTCCTCCTGTCTCCTACAGAGATCCTCGTTTTAATACTTCTGAGTTGCATGAAAGAGCTTCATCCTATGAAAATCCATATGAAAATAGAAGCAGAAGAGATCCACGTCAAAGCATCAGCTCTGGAAGTGGGAGCAGTAGCGCTATGGGTGTACCAAGGGATCCTCGGAATCGTGATCCTCGATCTCACGCATCTAATCCTCAAACTTCAAATGTTAATCACTCACTTCCTCCTCATTTGAGGGATGCCGATCCAGATAAAACTGCTCTTATCATGCAGGTCTTTCAGTTAACTGATGATCAGATTGCTTCCCTTCCCTTCGAACAACGAATGAGTATAATGGagctcaaaaaacaaattaatagtaataatatgtag
- the LOC121129776 gene encoding protein NipSnap, which produces MNNSSRNLLPKFFQILSRRNLNTSPKKLSEDVGFFGNFFQRNVAPQEAAHSQKLSSTEKIILIQTHDVKPDCLDKYEQVHKNLVGHFDEKALNTTSLGHFGVFVGSQDQFIHVWKYEDGYKTADEVRKNLLQDDGFRKINKEMTSLLRKRNSQYLLPFSFWPEAKFREKNHIYELRSYNLKPGTLMEWSNYWARAVRMRDYKHSEAYLGMFSQVGLLHNVNHIWCYESLEERKEARENVWQLQQSSMRWSEIVASTVPLVTSMSSRIMTPLAHSPTK; this is translated from the exons ATGAACAACTCTTCGCGGAACTTATTACCCaagttttttcaaattctaaGCCGACGAAACTTGAATACGTCTCCTAAAAAACTAAGTGAAGATGTTGGATtctttgggaatttttttcaacGTAATGTTGCCCCACAAGAAGCTGCGCACTCACAAAAACTATCCTCCACAGAGAAAATCATACTCATTCAAACACATGATGTAAAACCGGATTGTCTGGATAAGTACGAGCAAGTTCATAAGAACTTAGTTGGTCACTTTGATGAAAAAGCCTTGAACACTACATCATTGGGGCATTTCGGAGTATTTGTTGGATCCCAGGATCAATTTATTCATGTATGGAAATATGAAGATGGATATAAg ACTGCTGATGAAGTTCGGAAAAACCTTCTTCAAGATGATGgctttagaaaaattaataaagaaatgacCTCATTGCTTCGGAAAAGAAATTCTCAGTATTTACTTCCTTTCAGCTTCTGGCCAGAAGCAAAGtttcgagaaaaaaatcatatatacgAATTACGTAGCTATAATTTGAAGCCCGGAACATTAATGGAATGGAGTAACTATTGGGCCAGAGCTGTAAGAATGAGAGACTATAAGCACTCCGAGGCATATTTGGGAATGTTTTCGCAA GTCGGATTGCTACATAACGTGAATCACATTTGGTGCTATGAAAGTTTAGAAGAGAGGAAAGAGGCTCGCGAAAACGTATGGCAACTACAACAATCTTCTATGAGATGGAGTGAAATTGTTGCCAGCACTGTACCCTTGGTCACATCAATGTCTTCGCGCATAATGACCCCTTTAGCGCATTCgccaacaaaataa
- the LOC121129056 gene encoding pyruvate kinase has protein sequence MSLRRVILRQAFERVSKERFIFNHFSSVSSVLSGKHFQFIYQKLYFNPSSKYTMVWITNQEYEESTILPKTDLPRGQEQASNGSHSKVEFNSKLDILSRANKVRLSGIVCTIGPVSREVEYLCSLIESGMNIARMNFSHGSHEYHSQTIKNCREADKLYKEKKGFSPNLAIALDTKGPEIRTGLLEGDDGRKEVELEKGAKIKLTTNEEFKEKCTKEVLYLDYKNITKVMVPGKRVFIDDGLISVVAEEIGDDHVIGTIENGGNLGSRKGCNLPGTDTDLPAVSEKDKSDLQLGVDLGVDMIFASFIRNAAGVKEIRDVLGEAGKDILIIPKIENQQGCNNIDEIIEASDGIMVARGDMGIEIPTEKVFIAQKQIIAKCNRAGKPVICATQMLESMVKKPRPTRAEGADVANAILDGADCVMLSGETAKGDYPTTCVRTMAALAKEAESCFYNSRLFEQLISYDEMKDCSETTAIAAVQSSLLNRASAIIVLSETGRTAKLASKFRPKCPIVVSTHDGAVARKCNLHRGLIPLLYEGEKSVDSQMKHAIDFAKKFGFVGSGDSVIVLCGCADSSCVCMKILQI, from the exons atgtccttAAGGAGAGTAATATTACGTCAGGCTTTCGAGAGAGTAAGCAAGGAGCGGtttatattcaatcatttttcatcAGTTTCCTCTGTCCTCTCAGGAAAAcactttcaatttatttaccaaaaactTTACTTCAACCCATCATCAAAATACACAATGGTTTGGATTACTAATCAAGAATATGAGGAGAGT acaATCCTCCCCAAAACTGATCTACCAAGAGGTCAAGAACAAGCATCCAATGGATCTCATAGCAAAGTAGAATTCAATTCCAAGTTGGATATCCTTAGTCGTGCTAATAAAGTTCGTCTCTCTGGAATTGTTTGCACAATTG GTCCTGTTTCTCGAGAGGTTGAGTACTTATGTAGTTTGATTGAAAGTGGAATGAACATTGCCCGAATGAATTTCAGTCATGGTTCCCATGAATATCACTCACAAACCATTAAAAACTGCAGAGAAGCAGATAAGCTCTACAAAGAGAAAAAAGGGTTCAGTCCAAATTTGGCTATTGCTCTAGATACTAAGGGTCCTGAAATTAGAACCGGACTTCTTGAGGGA GATGATGGAAGAAAAGAAGTTGAATTAGAAAAAGGTGCCAAGATCAAGTTGACTACCAATGAAGAATTCAAGGAAAAATGTACCAAAGAAGTGTTGTACCTTGACtacaaaaatatcacaaaagtAATGGTTCCTGGGAAACGAGTATTTATTGATGACGGTCTTATTTCTGTCGTGGCTGAAGAAATTGGTGATGATCATGTTATTGGAACTATTGAAAATGGTGGTAACTTGGGATCCAGAAAGGGATGCAATCTTCCAGGAACAGATACTGATCTCCCTGCAGTCTCAGAAAAGGATAAAAGCGATCTCCAATTGGGAGTTGATTTGGGAGTTGATATGATTTTTGCATCTTTTATTCGAAATGCTGCTGGTGTGAAGGAAATCCGTGATGTACTTGGAGAGGCAGGAAAGGATATTCTCATCATTCCTAAAATTGAGAACCAACAAGGATGTAATAACATTGATGAAATCATTGAAGCATCTGATGGTATTATGGTAGCTCGTGGTGACATGGGCATTGAAATCCCCACAGAGAAGGTATTTATTGCTCAGAAACAAATAATTGCCAAATGCAATAGAGCTGGTAAACCTGTCATTTGTGCAACTCAAATGTTGGAATCCATGGTTAAGAAGCCTCGTCCAACCAGAGCTGAAGGTGCTGACGTCGCCAATGCTATCTTAGATGGAGCTGATTGTGTGATGTTGTCTGGGGAAACTGCAAAAGGAGATTATCCAACAACTTGTGTTCGCACTATGGCAGCTCTTGCAAAGGAAGCCGAGTCTTGCTTCTATAATTCAAGACTCTTTGAGCAACTCATTTCATAT gatgaaatGAAGGATTGTAGTGAAACAACAGCAATTGCAGCAGTTCAATCATCTTTATTGAATCGTGCATCTGCTATAATCGTCCTTTCAGAAACTGGAAGAACTGCTAAACTTGCTTCCAAATTCAGACCCAAGTGTCCCATTGTTGTCAGCACTCATGATGGAGCTGTTGCTCGTAAGTGCAATCTCCATCGTGGATTGATCCCACTTCTTTATGAAG GAGAAAAATCTGTTGACTCTCAAATGAAGCACGCTATTGACTTTGCCAAGAAGTTCGGATTCGTTGGTTCTGGAGATTCTGTTATCGTCCTCTGTGGATGTGCTGACTCCTCATGTGTCTGCATGAAAATCCTTCAAATCTAA